From Mya arenaria isolate MELC-2E11 chromosome 12, ASM2691426v1, the proteins below share one genomic window:
- the LOC128210761 gene encoding cytosolic purine 5'-nucleotidase-like, with the protein MDVKMRPKLDFADLRLSRGMSTSYRMFKREPDKRVFVNRSLMLEKVKFFGFDMDYTLAVYKSPDYEALGFKLIKEQLVQIGYPEALLEFEYDPTFPIRGLWFDQLYGNLLKVDPFGNILVCVHGFEFLKGT; encoded by the exons ATGGATGTCAAAATGAGACCAAAGCTAGATTTTGCTGATTTAAGACTAAGTAGGGGTATGTCGACCAGCTACAGAATGTTCAAGAGGGAACCGGATAAGAG AGTGTTCGTCAACCGCAGCCTCATGCTGGAGAAGGTCAAGTTCTTTGGATTCGACATGGACTACACCCTAGCAG TGTACAAATCTCCCGACTATGAGGCCCTGGGTTTTAAACTTATCAAGGAACAGTTGGTGCAGATTGGCTACCCTGAGGCCCTTCTGGAGTTTGAATATGATCCTACATTTCCAATCAG AGGGCTGTGGTTTGACCAGCTGTACGGAAATCTGCTCAAGGTCGATCCATTTGGCAACATCCTGGTGTGCGTCCATGGCTTCGAGTTCCTCAAGGGTACgtga